The following are from one region of the Alicyclobacillus fastidiosus genome:
- a CDS encoding toprim domain-containing protein yields the protein MHTSSTSRKVIIVEGKTDKARILRVIREDVEVVCTKGTLSYEQVEDEIVPLQQDDVYILVDADSAGNRLRKQIKQELPNARDLYTRKSYGEVARTPLEYLAKIFSDAHFVIDDTLLYNHSRGAGYFAD from the coding sequence ATGCATACATCATCGACTTCGCGCAAGGTGATCATCGTTGAGGGGAAGACAGACAAGGCACGAATTCTTCGCGTCATTCGTGAAGATGTCGAGGTCGTATGCACGAAGGGAACATTGAGTTATGAACAAGTCGAAGATGAAATTGTCCCCCTTCAACAAGATGACGTGTACATCCTAGTGGATGCTGATTCGGCCGGCAATCGGCTTCGCAAGCAGATCAAACAGGAGTTGCCAAATGCGCGCGACTTGTATACCCGAAAATCGTACGGCGAAGTGGCGAGAACACCGCTTGAGTACCTTGCAAAAATTTTTTCTGACGCGCATTTTGTCATCGATGACACGCTTCTCTACAATCACTCCCGGGGAGCCGGATACTTTGCCGATTGA
- a CDS encoding thioredoxin family protein, translating into MFTELTYNEALTVASRDSRAAIFFYTPLCGTCKLARRMLEIVDAAIPGLTIYTCDANFAYPLLESWKIQSVPALVYIDQGRPVDIQFAFSGVDDLYTRLKHFFA; encoded by the coding sequence ATGTTTACGGAATTGACCTACAACGAAGCGTTAACCGTCGCTTCGCGCGACAGCCGAGCCGCCATCTTTTTCTACACGCCGCTGTGTGGGACCTGTAAACTCGCCCGGCGAATGCTCGAGATCGTCGACGCTGCGATACCGGGGCTCACCATCTATACCTGCGATGCCAATTTCGCGTACCCTCTGCTCGAATCGTGGAAGATTCAGAGCGTTCCAGCACTCGTGTACATCGACCAAGGGCGGCCCGTCGACATCCAGTTTGCTTTTTCCGGCGTGGACGACCTGTACACCCGATTGAAGCATTTCTTTGCGTGA
- the mscL gene encoding large conductance mechanosensitive channel protein MscL, giving the protein MWKEFKQFALRGNLVDLTIGFIIGNAFSKVVTSIVNDIIMPPLGLVIGQVDFSNLYINLSRKHYPTFAAAKAAGAPTINIGTFLNDVVNFLIIAVVMFFVVRNLNRLAARRRHQTEVKAPRLCPYCIQEIADHATRCPHCTSHLADDPSVGSAIDP; this is encoded by the coding sequence ATGTGGAAAGAATTTAAGCAGTTCGCTTTACGCGGTAACCTCGTCGATCTGACGATCGGATTCATCATCGGCAACGCATTTAGCAAAGTGGTGACGTCAATTGTCAACGACATCATCATGCCGCCGCTGGGACTAGTCATCGGACAAGTCGATTTTTCGAACCTGTACATCAACCTGAGCAGGAAGCACTATCCAACGTTCGCCGCAGCAAAAGCGGCAGGTGCCCCCACCATCAACATCGGGACGTTTCTCAATGACGTCGTCAACTTTCTCATCATCGCCGTAGTGATGTTTTTTGTCGTCCGCAACCTGAACCGGCTAGCTGCACGCCGCCGGCACCAAACAGAGGTCAAAGCGCCTCGCTTGTGTCCCTATTGCATCCAGGAGATAGCCGACCACGCGACGCGCTGCCCGCATTGCACGTCCCACTTGGCGGACGATCCCAGCGTTGGATCCGCGATTGATCCGTGA
- a CDS encoding BMP family ABC transporter substrate-binding protein, with product MRKKLLSAAAAAVALTVLTAGCGTNSTGGSTSGGSATGSASGNKSSLKVGLVTDTGGLNDNSFNHLAYVGLQKAEGQLGISGSVVQSQSESDYVPNLSKYAQEGYGLVIAVGYLMQDAVEQVAQQYPKTKFLIIDDAITDRPNVSSAIFKSEQAGYLAGAMAGLLETGTSLKGLNSQNVVGVIGGQKIPPVDSYIAGFQQGFKKEDPNGKVLLQYTNSFTDQALGSQYAQNEMSQGADIVFPVAGGCGIGAISAVKSAGKYAIGVDTDQAYLAPQNVLTSAMKGVDTSVFDTIKSVQSNSFKSGVTNFDLTGNGVGLGKIMSGVPQSVIDKVNSLKQEISSGKIQVSANVQ from the coding sequence TTGAGAAAGAAATTGTTGTCCGCCGCGGCAGCGGCCGTTGCACTAACCGTACTAACCGCTGGTTGCGGGACCAATTCGACGGGTGGATCCACATCCGGCGGCAGTGCTACAGGTTCCGCAAGCGGTAACAAAAGCAGCCTCAAGGTCGGCCTGGTGACAGACACAGGTGGCCTCAACGACAACAGCTTCAACCATTTGGCCTACGTGGGTCTCCAGAAAGCGGAAGGCCAACTGGGGATAAGCGGCAGCGTCGTCCAATCGCAATCGGAATCCGACTACGTACCAAACTTGAGTAAATACGCTCAAGAAGGTTACGGTCTGGTCATCGCCGTCGGCTATCTGATGCAGGACGCGGTCGAACAAGTGGCCCAGCAGTACCCGAAGACTAAGTTCCTCATCATCGACGACGCCATCACCGACCGGCCGAACGTGTCGAGCGCCATCTTCAAGTCCGAACAAGCTGGCTACCTCGCAGGCGCGATGGCAGGTCTGTTGGAAACGGGCACATCGCTCAAAGGCCTGAACAGCCAGAATGTCGTCGGCGTGATCGGCGGGCAGAAAATCCCTCCGGTCGACTCCTACATCGCAGGTTTCCAACAAGGCTTTAAGAAGGAAGATCCAAACGGCAAAGTGCTGTTACAATACACCAACAGTTTCACTGACCAAGCACTTGGCAGCCAATATGCACAAAACGAGATGTCGCAAGGCGCAGACATCGTCTTCCCAGTGGCTGGCGGATGCGGCATCGGCGCCATCAGTGCAGTGAAGAGCGCTGGAAAATACGCCATCGGCGTGGACACGGACCAAGCTTACTTGGCGCCTCAAAACGTCCTGACGAGCGCTATGAAGGGTGTCGATACCTCCGTGTTCGACACCATCAAGAGCGTACAGTCGAACAGCTTCAAATCAGGCGTGACGAACTTCGACCTGACGGGGAATGGCGTAGGCTTGGGCAAGATCATGAGCGGCGTGCCGCAAAGCGTCATCGACAAAGTGAACTCGCTAAAACAGGAGATCTCCAGCGGCAAGATTCAGGTTTCCGCAAACGTACAGTAA
- a CDS encoding ABC transporter ATP-binding protein: MENFLEVIDLKKWFPGVKANDGVNLTLKRGEVHAILGENGAGKSTLMKMIYGLLEPTSGEIRLAGQAVHFRSPREAIHAGIGMVHQHFMLIPALTVAENVVLGDEPGGVNYNRREAVRRVRELSEKYGLDIDPTAKISQLSVGLQQRVEILKAFYRKARLIILDEPTALLTPQETRELFNIVRSLKAEGTPVLFISHKLDEVKEISDRVTVMRAGKTVDTVSTSGATPQDLANMMVGREVVLRVEKKDAEPGAPVLQLNDVKVRDKAKNLRVKGISLELRRGEILGLAGIDGNGQFELADAIAGLLKVEGGQIKFDGADITHMSPAQRTERGIAYVPQDRHADGLVLEFDLVENTILRDFRKQPYSKNGVIRRGASEDYTKRLIQEFDVRPPHPSRKASELSGGNQQKVILAREVSRDPMMLIAAQPTRGLDVGAIEGIHRQLIRLRDAGKGVLLVSLEMDEILSLSDRIAVIHDGQIVDVVPGDTATREQIGLLMTGTRANAEVSSS; encoded by the coding sequence TTGGAAAACTTCTTGGAAGTGATCGACCTAAAAAAGTGGTTTCCCGGGGTGAAGGCGAATGACGGTGTCAACCTCACGCTGAAACGCGGAGAAGTTCACGCCATTCTCGGTGAGAACGGCGCGGGGAAATCCACGTTGATGAAAATGATCTACGGTCTGCTGGAGCCAACTTCCGGTGAGATCCGGCTAGCTGGACAAGCGGTCCATTTTCGCAGCCCACGTGAAGCCATTCACGCCGGCATTGGCATGGTTCACCAACACTTTATGCTCATTCCTGCGCTGACCGTGGCGGAGAACGTGGTCCTTGGCGACGAACCGGGCGGCGTCAACTACAATCGCCGCGAAGCGGTCAGACGGGTTCGTGAACTGTCGGAGAAATACGGTCTCGATATCGATCCGACCGCGAAAATCTCGCAGTTGTCCGTAGGCCTGCAGCAGCGCGTCGAGATCTTAAAGGCGTTTTATCGGAAAGCTCGCCTGATCATTCTCGACGAGCCCACTGCGCTTTTGACACCACAAGAGACGCGCGAGCTGTTCAACATCGTCCGCAGCTTAAAAGCCGAAGGCACGCCAGTGCTCTTTATCAGCCATAAATTGGATGAGGTTAAAGAAATCAGCGACCGGGTCACCGTGATGCGGGCGGGCAAGACTGTCGATACGGTGTCGACGTCAGGTGCTACGCCGCAAGACTTGGCCAACATGATGGTCGGCCGAGAAGTTGTTTTGCGCGTAGAAAAGAAGGACGCCGAGCCCGGTGCGCCCGTGCTCCAATTGAACGACGTCAAAGTTCGCGACAAGGCCAAGAACCTTCGGGTGAAAGGCATTTCGCTGGAACTGCGGCGCGGCGAAATTCTCGGACTCGCGGGAATTGACGGCAACGGGCAGTTCGAGTTGGCAGACGCCATCGCAGGGCTCCTCAAAGTTGAGGGTGGCCAAATCAAGTTTGACGGCGCGGACATTACCCACATGTCTCCAGCTCAGCGGACGGAGCGCGGGATCGCGTATGTCCCGCAGGATCGACACGCGGATGGACTTGTCCTCGAATTCGATCTCGTCGAGAACACGATTCTCCGCGATTTCCGCAAACAACCGTATTCCAAGAACGGCGTCATCCGCCGCGGCGCATCGGAGGACTACACCAAACGCCTGATTCAGGAGTTTGACGTTCGCCCACCACACCCGTCCCGCAAGGCGTCCGAGCTGTCCGGTGGCAATCAACAGAAAGTCATTCTGGCTCGCGAGGTATCCCGGGATCCGATGATGCTCATCGCCGCTCAGCCGACACGTGGATTGGACGTAGGCGCCATCGAGGGCATCCATAGGCAGCTCATTCGACTGCGCGATGCAGGCAAGGGCGTCCTCCTCGTATCGCTCGAGATGGATGAGATTTTGAGTTTATCTGACCGCATTGCGGTCATTCACGACGGTCAAATCGTCGACGTGGTTCCCGGCGATACCGCTACCCGAGAACAAATCGGTCTACTGATGACCGGAACTCGCGCGAATGCGGAGGTGTCATCGAGTTGA
- a CDS encoding ABC transporter permease — protein MKALRSTILGPVVATLLAIIIGGILVSAMGYNPFVVYGSLVSGAFGNAASLGNTITASIPLILCGLGIAIAFQSGLFNIGADGQYWVSASASVWVGYHFTGLPGWLHIIFCLVVGMLVGAIWGGIIPGLTRAYVGSSEVITTMMLSYIGILLARYLIEGGPMQQKGFNPESPEIAQNTQLPYFNQTLMQSQLSLVAVAITILAAVAAWFLLYKTTTGYQLRAVGFNQRAARYAGMRVTLFTIIALCLSGLFAGLAGAVQMLGVDHRLLDGFSSNYGYTAIVVSLLARNNPFGVLLAGLFFGALTTGGQNMQIVSNVPAALTDVLQGLIIFFVACERIVPQIIQWYRRRRSTRSSVAAS, from the coding sequence TTGAAAGCACTGCGCTCCACCATCTTAGGTCCTGTCGTCGCCACGCTGTTGGCGATCATTATCGGTGGGATTCTCGTCTCTGCAATGGGGTACAATCCCTTTGTCGTCTATGGATCCCTCGTCTCCGGCGCATTTGGCAACGCGGCCAGTTTGGGGAACACCATCACGGCAAGTATTCCGCTGATTCTCTGCGGGTTAGGTATCGCGATCGCCTTTCAGTCCGGCTTGTTCAACATCGGAGCCGACGGACAGTACTGGGTCTCTGCGTCTGCGAGCGTGTGGGTCGGTTATCACTTCACAGGCTTGCCCGGCTGGCTGCATATCATTTTCTGCCTCGTCGTTGGCATGCTCGTCGGCGCCATCTGGGGAGGAATTATCCCCGGTTTAACGAGGGCGTACGTCGGGTCGAGTGAAGTCATCACGACGATGATGTTGAGCTATATCGGCATCCTTCTCGCCCGTTACTTAATTGAAGGCGGCCCGATGCAGCAAAAGGGATTCAACCCTGAGTCTCCGGAAATCGCACAGAACACACAACTGCCCTACTTTAATCAGACCTTAATGCAGTCCCAATTGTCGCTCGTCGCCGTCGCTATCACCATTCTCGCCGCAGTTGCGGCTTGGTTCTTGCTCTACAAGACGACGACAGGTTACCAGCTCCGCGCCGTAGGCTTCAATCAACGCGCTGCGCGCTACGCTGGGATGCGCGTGACACTGTTCACCATCATCGCCCTCTGCCTGTCGGGACTCTTCGCAGGATTGGCTGGCGCTGTGCAGATGTTAGGCGTCGACCATCGACTGCTCGACGGGTTTTCGTCCAATTACGGTTATACCGCCATCGTCGTGTCGCTGCTCGCGCGCAATAACCCGTTCGGCGTGTTGCTCGCAGGCCTCTTCTTTGGCGCGCTGACGACAGGTGGCCAGAATATGCAGATCGTCTCCAACGTTCCTGCGGCCCTGACCGATGTACTCCAGGGTCTGATCATTTTCTTTGTCGCTTGTGAGCGCATTGTTCCGCAAATTATCCAGTGGTATCGACGTCGTCGCAGTACGCGTTCGAGCGTCGCTGCATCCTGA
- a CDS encoding ABC transporter permease has protein sequence MNIFADPQIWASTLSMAVPLALPAIGGTFSERTGVVNIAMEGIMLMGAFFGVAFAYWTGSAWIGLLMALIIGGLTSAAFAWGAIRVSADQVVLGMAINIFAGGITAFLLDTVFGFSGTPVTTPKLPNVSIPGIDQIPYIGQIFTNQSILVYVMIAIVILSHWFLFHTRLGLRMRSVGENPLAADTVGINVWRLRYSGVIIGGLLSALGGAYLSIGVLNSFSVNMTNGRGYIALAAMIFGKWTPFGSFGAALLFGFSTALGITLQGHGVSSNLLQMIPYALTIVALTGLVGRSIPPAADGLPYDPKR, from the coding sequence GTGAACATCTTCGCAGACCCGCAAATTTGGGCTTCTACGCTGTCCATGGCAGTGCCGCTCGCATTGCCAGCCATCGGCGGTACGTTCTCTGAGCGTACAGGCGTCGTCAACATCGCGATGGAAGGCATCATGCTCATGGGCGCATTCTTTGGGGTCGCTTTTGCCTATTGGACAGGCAGTGCCTGGATCGGGCTCCTGATGGCTCTCATCATCGGCGGTCTCACGTCAGCGGCCTTCGCTTGGGGCGCTATCCGCGTCTCGGCTGACCAGGTCGTCCTCGGCATGGCCATCAACATCTTTGCTGGAGGCATCACCGCATTCCTGCTCGACACGGTGTTCGGATTCAGTGGAACACCTGTTACAACCCCCAAATTGCCGAATGTGAGCATTCCGGGGATCGACCAAATTCCATATATCGGACAAATATTCACCAACCAGAGCATCTTGGTCTACGTGATGATCGCCATCGTCATCCTCTCGCACTGGTTCCTATTTCATACGCGGCTTGGCCTGCGGATGAGGTCCGTGGGTGAGAACCCCCTCGCTGCAGACACCGTCGGCATCAACGTCTGGCGCCTGCGCTATTCGGGTGTCATCATCGGCGGACTGCTTTCCGCGTTGGGCGGTGCGTACTTATCGATCGGGGTGCTTAACAGCTTCTCCGTCAACATGACCAACGGACGCGGGTACATCGCTCTCGCGGCGATGATTTTTGGCAAATGGACGCCCTTTGGCTCGTTTGGCGCCGCACTGCTGTTTGGTTTTTCAACGGCTCTCGGGATTACCCTGCAAGGGCACGGCGTCTCGTCCAACCTCCTGCAGATGATCCCGTACGCGCTCACCATCGTGGCCCTCACCGGTCTCGTGGGCCGCTCCATCCCGCCTGCAGCTGATGGCTTGCCGTATGACCCGAAACGCTAA
- a CDS encoding sugar phosphate nucleotidyltransferase: MKLVLLSGGSGKRLWPMSNDIRSKQFLRVLPVEQAAEPQSMLQRVWGQLHRCGLESDTYVCASKAQVEMIRAQVGNVACIEEPQRRDTFPAIALSTLYLLDVVGISSEEPVVICPVDHFVDDHYFGDLQALVEVLDGANADLALMGVKPTSATSKFGYIVPDSSTGMNDVRYVSSFVEKPDAARAQQLIGQGALWNCGVFCFRAGWIRSHLASTGRPTTYEGCVEAFDSLPKRSFDYEVVEHASSIVVHPYQGTWNDLGTWAALTEQMATFAVGQGIAHECENTHIINELGVPVVALGLKDAVVVATPDGILAADKYAATHLKDVVSPLQNRPMYEERIWGTYRVLDYQKLRDGTEVLTKCIELYPNKNISYQKHMMRSEVWTVIEGHGEVILDTSRFVVGPGDVVRVYADQWHAIRTDHGLKFIEVQRGTELVEEDIVRRYLAWEELEAALSVGVRKP; this comes from the coding sequence TTGAAGTTGGTACTGCTCAGTGGCGGATCGGGCAAACGGTTGTGGCCGATGTCGAATGATATTCGTTCGAAGCAGTTTCTGCGTGTCCTGCCAGTCGAACAGGCAGCAGAGCCGCAGTCGATGTTACAACGGGTCTGGGGGCAACTCCATCGGTGTGGGCTTGAATCCGACACGTATGTCTGTGCCTCTAAGGCCCAGGTTGAAATGATTCGTGCGCAGGTTGGCAATGTGGCCTGCATTGAGGAGCCGCAGCGCCGAGATACGTTTCCCGCCATCGCCCTGTCCACCCTGTACTTGCTCGATGTGGTGGGGATTTCGAGCGAGGAGCCCGTCGTCATCTGCCCTGTCGATCACTTCGTCGATGATCACTATTTCGGCGACCTCCAAGCACTGGTTGAGGTGCTGGACGGGGCCAATGCCGACTTAGCTTTGATGGGGGTAAAGCCGACCTCCGCGACAAGTAAGTTTGGGTATATTGTGCCGGATTCGTCCACGGGGATGAACGATGTGCGCTACGTTTCTTCATTCGTGGAAAAACCAGATGCGGCCAGGGCACAACAACTGATCGGTCAGGGTGCGCTGTGGAACTGTGGTGTGTTTTGTTTTCGTGCAGGGTGGATCCGCTCCCACCTGGCATCTACCGGGCGGCCCACGACGTACGAGGGGTGCGTCGAGGCGTTTGACTCACTGCCCAAACGCAGTTTTGATTACGAGGTGGTCGAGCACGCCTCATCCATCGTCGTCCACCCCTATCAGGGAACCTGGAATGACCTTGGGACTTGGGCGGCGCTCACCGAGCAAATGGCGACCTTTGCAGTCGGCCAGGGCATCGCTCACGAGTGTGAGAACACGCACATTATCAATGAGCTCGGCGTTCCTGTGGTTGCACTGGGACTGAAGGATGCTGTGGTCGTGGCGACCCCCGACGGGATCCTGGCTGCGGATAAATATGCGGCGACTCATCTCAAGGACGTAGTGTCGCCACTACAGAACCGCCCGATGTACGAAGAGCGAATTTGGGGTACATACCGAGTTCTTGACTATCAGAAACTGCGCGATGGGACAGAGGTGCTCACCAAGTGCATTGAACTGTACCCGAACAAGAATATCAGCTATCAGAAGCACATGATGCGCAGTGAGGTGTGGACGGTCATCGAGGGCCACGGTGAGGTGATCTTGGATACGTCGCGCTTCGTCGTCGGCCCCGGTGATGTCGTGCGGGTGTATGCGGATCAATGGCACGCGATACGAACGGACCATGGATTGAAGTTTATCGAAGTGCAACGCGGGACGGAACTGGTTGAGGAGGATATCGTACGTCGGTACCTGGCGTGGGAGGAACTTGAAGCTGCGTTGAGCGTCGGGGTGAGAAAGCCTTGA
- a CDS encoding hydrolase yields the protein MGSIQLDMKKTALVVIDMQKGILSLPCAPYQPSDVLVKTVELADAFRANGGFVVLVNVDFHDGGDALSPVTDLPAVTRERPADAAVIAPELGPKAGDLLVTKRQWGAFFGTELDLQLRRRGLDTIVLCGIATDIGVETTAREAYQLGYNQVFVEDAMTALSEEQHTHPLKYLMPRMGRVRSTQEVVAGIQA from the coding sequence ATGGGATCTATCCAATTGGATATGAAGAAGACGGCGCTTGTCGTCATCGATATGCAAAAGGGGATCTTGTCCCTGCCGTGCGCGCCGTATCAGCCGTCGGATGTGCTCGTGAAAACCGTTGAGCTAGCGGACGCGTTCCGAGCCAATGGTGGATTTGTCGTTCTGGTCAATGTGGACTTTCACGACGGCGGGGACGCACTCAGTCCTGTGACCGACCTCCCGGCAGTTACTCGTGAACGTCCTGCGGATGCGGCCGTGATCGCGCCGGAGTTGGGGCCAAAAGCCGGAGATCTCCTCGTGACAAAGCGGCAGTGGGGGGCCTTCTTCGGGACGGAGTTAGACCTGCAACTCAGGCGCAGAGGGCTGGACACCATCGTCCTGTGTGGGATTGCGACGGACATTGGCGTCGAGACCACCGCTCGTGAGGCGTACCAGTTGGGTTACAACCAGGTGTTCGTCGAGGATGCGATGACGGCACTCTCAGAGGAGCAGCATACTCATCCACTGAAGTATCTGATGCCTCGCATGGGGCGCGTTCGCTCGACCCAAGAAGTCGTGGCTGGCATTCAGGCGTGA
- a CDS encoding transglycosylase domain-containing protein, which translates to MPRLVRRWISIAAALVITLIILMALGFYLAVRFLPFQASELEKVHEPTIVYAQDGSKLMSLGSQATDLTYAQIPKNLQNAIIATEDHTFWTNSGVDFRSVFRSVFVDTLSGSLQQGASTIPEQLAKMVYLTDQKTFTRKFEQIILGVQIERNFTKQEILAMYLNRIPLGEGSTGIEQGAERYFGIDLKKDPNKLTLAQAALLAGLPQAPTSYDPLQHKQAAMARRNQVLENMAHWGYITESTAKKAEKEPLGVSYHSSNSEDGWSTNPLLTNYLLDYLNRQNITPEEVEQGGLKIYTTISPAVQDAVNEVFWSGKYDSDFPGPTSGTVVQGAAVFVDPKTGAILGAAGSRKQGYTPLGLDRTYRASSPGSSIKPIMEYAPALESGKWSYTSILNNAPQDFGGGYEPSNWEVGGPSQVTLQYALEESQNIASVSLLQKIGIQTGADFAKKDGIPLTSSDYQHLGIAIGGLENGVTPMQMVAAYTPFANQGIRSQPYLVNKIVNAEGSVIYHESPSQTRVMSSQTATDMTRLMQDVVDYGTGQYAKLSNWGVAGKTGTVQYDSGLNGSHPNWIRDGWFDGYTPTIVGSIHIGYDNTDATNHMTMTPEDPSGNAAQIFHDIIALALQNEEPQQFAEGPYPYITGTADGINYVGQQTQTKQATGIEGLQASYNASSNQVSLSWQGGFPTTVTYSVTRQTVGAGANGDQVPVGETQGTSLVDSSVQPGQVYQYTVQATDPNSGQAVGSAATVAVQTGGPENPQSNGTGQTGSQTGPGQSPKGNQGPGAPGNGNAGNGSRPSPPGGGPGGAPTPNSGTSNAPVMSPMNGRHHKRH; encoded by the coding sequence GTGCCGCGATTGGTCCGGCGTTGGATATCAATTGCTGCTGCTTTGGTCATCACCCTGATCATCTTGATGGCGCTTGGCTTCTATTTAGCCGTACGGTTTCTACCATTTCAGGCGTCGGAATTGGAGAAGGTCCACGAACCGACGATCGTTTATGCACAGGATGGTTCGAAGCTGATGTCGTTGGGATCGCAGGCGACGGATCTCACCTATGCGCAAATTCCGAAGAACTTGCAGAATGCCATCATCGCCACAGAGGATCACACCTTTTGGACGAATTCCGGCGTCGACTTCAGGTCCGTCTTTCGATCTGTCTTCGTCGACACGCTATCCGGTAGTTTACAACAGGGTGCGAGCACGATACCCGAACAGTTGGCGAAAATGGTCTATTTGACCGATCAAAAAACGTTCACTCGGAAGTTTGAGCAGATCATTCTCGGTGTACAAATTGAGCGCAATTTCACGAAGCAAGAAATTCTCGCGATGTATTTGAACCGTATTCCGCTCGGTGAGGGAAGCACGGGGATCGAACAAGGTGCCGAGCGCTATTTTGGCATCGACTTGAAAAAGGATCCCAACAAACTGACTCTTGCGCAAGCTGCGCTCTTGGCTGGATTGCCGCAGGCGCCAACCTCCTATGATCCACTTCAGCACAAGCAGGCCGCTATGGCACGCAGAAATCAGGTTCTGGAGAACATGGCGCACTGGGGGTACATTACGGAAAGCACCGCTAAAAAGGCGGAGAAAGAGCCGTTAGGTGTGAGTTATCACTCGTCGAACAGCGAAGACGGTTGGAGTACGAATCCGTTGCTGACGAACTACTTGTTAGATTACCTCAATCGGCAGAACATCACGCCGGAAGAGGTGGAACAAGGCGGGTTAAAGATCTACACCACGATAAGCCCTGCGGTTCAGGATGCGGTCAATGAAGTGTTTTGGAGCGGAAAATACGATTCGGACTTCCCAGGACCTACGTCTGGTACGGTCGTTCAAGGCGCTGCGGTGTTCGTCGACCCGAAGACAGGCGCGATTCTAGGTGCGGCGGGATCTCGTAAACAGGGGTACACGCCACTGGGGCTCGACCGGACATACCGCGCCAGTTCGCCGGGCTCGTCGATCAAGCCGATCATGGAGTACGCACCGGCACTCGAGTCGGGGAAATGGAGCTATACGTCCATTCTGAACAACGCTCCACAGGATTTTGGCGGCGGCTATGAACCGTCGAACTGGGAAGTCGGCGGACCGAGCCAAGTCACATTGCAGTACGCACTCGAGGAGTCGCAAAACATCGCCTCGGTTTCGTTGTTGCAAAAAATTGGCATCCAGACTGGTGCGGACTTTGCAAAGAAAGACGGCATTCCGCTGACCTCGAGCGACTATCAGCATCTGGGCATCGCGATTGGTGGACTGGAGAACGGCGTGACGCCGATGCAAATGGTGGCTGCATACACGCCGTTTGCGAACCAGGGGATCCGCTCTCAACCGTACCTCGTCAACAAAATTGTCAATGCAGAAGGGTCCGTGATCTACCACGAGTCCCCGTCACAAACGCGAGTGATGTCGAGTCAGACGGCCACGGATATGACGCGTCTGATGCAGGATGTGGTGGATTACGGAACAGGCCAGTACGCGAAATTGAGCAATTGGGGAGTCGCTGGCAAGACGGGTACCGTCCAATACGATTCGGGGCTCAATGGCAGTCACCCCAATTGGATTCGCGATGGCTGGTTCGATGGCTACACGCCGACGATCGTAGGTAGTATCCATATCGGGTACGACAACACGGATGCGACCAATCACATGACGATGACGCCAGAGGATCCGTCGGGTAATGCCGCGCAAATCTTCCACGATATCATCGCTTTGGCGCTTCAAAATGAAGAACCTCAGCAGTTCGCGGAAGGACCGTACCCGTATATCACCGGGACGGCAGACGGGATCAACTACGTTGGACAACAGACGCAAACTAAACAGGCAACTGGGATAGAAGGTCTACAAGCGTCATATAACGCCTCGTCAAATCAAGTCAGCCTCAGTTGGCAAGGTGGTTTTCCGACGACGGTCACGTATAGCGTCACGCGGCAGACGGTGGGCGCTGGTGCGAATGGAGACCAGGTACCTGTCGGTGAGACGCAGGGAACGAGCCTTGTCGACAGCTCCGTTCAACCGGGGCAAGTCTATCAATACACGGTTCAGGCCACTGATCCGAACTCTGGTCAAGCTGTGGGATCCGCCGCCACGGTGGCGGTTCAGACGGGGGGACCGGAAAATCCTCAGTCGAACGGCACGGGGCAAACCGGCAGTCAAACAGGGCCAGGGCAAAGCCCTAAAGGAAACCAGGGGCCCGGTGCACCGGGGAATGGCAATGCGGGCAACGGGAGCCGGCCATCTCCACCGGGGGGTGGCCCCGGTGGAGCGCCGACCCCCAATTCCGGCACATCGAACGCACCGGTGATGTCGCCGATGAATGGAAGGCACCATAAGCGACACTGA